Proteins encoded by one window of Aliidongia dinghuensis:
- the cyoD gene encoding cytochrome o ubiquinol oxidase subunit IV yields MAAHTHDRAPGDDVAPGDRREETLSHLQAYLIGLFLALLLTATSFWAATTHVLWGPGVPIGLAVLAVAQMGIHLVFFLHITTGPDNTNNVLALAFGVLIVALVVAGSLWIMANLNSNLMPSMELMDLHQQS; encoded by the coding sequence ATGGCCGCGCATACTCACGACCGCGCACCGGGCGACGATGTCGCGCCGGGCGACCGCCGCGAAGAAACGCTCTCGCACCTGCAGGCCTATCTGATCGGGCTGTTCCTGGCGCTGCTCTTGACCGCCACGTCGTTCTGGGCGGCCACGACCCACGTGCTCTGGGGGCCCGGCGTGCCGATCGGGCTCGCCGTGCTGGCCGTGGCGCAGATGGGCATCCATCTCGTGTTCTTCCTGCACATCACGACCGGGCCGGACAACACCAACAACGTGCTGGCACTTGCCTTCGGCGTGCTCATCGTGGCGCTCGTCGTCGCGGGGTCGCTCTGGATCATGGCCAATCTCAACAGCAACCTGATGCCGTCGATGGAGCTCATGGACCTGCATCAGCAGAGTTGA
- the cyoC gene encoding cytochrome o ubiquinol oxidase subunit III: MSAVVHAAHGVPPLASGEGPAPKRIVVAYGFWIFLLSDIVMFSAIFATYAVLVNATAGGPTGAQLFNYTTVAIETICLLLSSFACGMMALAINLEHKPGTYLGAAVTFVLGAAFLALELREFADMIARGATPERSAFLSAFFTLVGCHGAHVTIGLIWLLVMMAQVWAKGFPITVVRRLACFSLFWHALDIIWVALFSIVYLIGGGA, encoded by the coding sequence ATGAGCGCCGTAGTGCACGCCGCCCACGGCGTTCCGCCGCTCGCGAGCGGCGAAGGCCCGGCGCCCAAGCGCATCGTCGTCGCTTACGGATTCTGGATCTTCCTCTTGAGCGACATCGTCATGTTCTCGGCGATCTTCGCGACCTACGCGGTGCTCGTGAATGCCACCGCCGGCGGGCCGACGGGGGCGCAGCTCTTCAACTACACGACCGTCGCGATCGAGACGATCTGCCTGCTGCTCTCGAGCTTCGCCTGCGGCATGATGGCGCTCGCGATCAATCTCGAGCACAAGCCCGGGACCTATCTCGGCGCGGCGGTAACGTTCGTGCTGGGGGCAGCGTTCCTGGCGCTCGAGCTGCGCGAGTTCGCGGACATGATCGCCCGTGGCGCCACACCCGAGCGCAGCGCGTTCCTGTCCGCCTTCTTCACGCTGGTCGGCTGCCACGGCGCCCATGTCACGATCGGGCTCATCTGGCTCCTGGTGATGATGGCGCAGGTCTGGGCCAAGGGCTTTCCCATCACCGTCGTGCGCCGGCTCGCCTGCTTCAGCCTGTTCTGGCATGCGCTCGACATCATCTGGGTGGCCTTGTTCTCAATCGTTTATCTGATCGGGGGAGGCGCCTGA
- the cyoB gene encoding cytochrome o ubiquinol oxidase subunit I, which produces MLGKLSWNAFPINEPIDMVVSALMILTVAAILIWLTVKGYWPYLWREWLTSVDHKRIGVMYCLLALVMLLRGFADAIMMRSQQAIAVGDAQGYLPPEHYDQIFSAHGTIMIFFMAMPFMIGLMNFAVPLQLGVRDVAFPTLNSVSLWLTASGVLLTNISLVVGEFARTGWLAYPPLSELKFSPGVGVDYYLWALQISGAGTLMTGINFVTTILKMRAPGMSYMRMPVFCWTALAANLLIVAAFPVLTATFAMLLLDRYLGFHFFTADAGGNPMMYINLIWVWGHPEVYILVLPAFGVFSEVISTFSGKPLFGYRSMVAATLAICVLSFIVWLHHFFTMGAGANVNGFFGVMTMIIAVPTGVKIYNWLFTMYGGRVRFTAAIHWSLGFMVTFVIGGMTGVLLAVPPADFVLHNSLFLIAHFHNVIIGGVLFGAMAGYTYWFPKAFGFTLHEGLGKASFWCWFVGFYLAFMPLYALGLQGMTRRMEHYDDPTWQPLLIVAFLGAVVILCGIACTVAQLVVSIRERAALRDRTGDPWNGRTLEWSTPSPPPSWNFAMMPLVDREDAYWYLKRRAEAEQAPAEATHKYEPIEMPVNTSTGFITAFFAVVTGFALIWHIWWMVGLGLFGAFVTTLVFAWRDVHELEIPAEEVASFYDAHRAEVAR; this is translated from the coding sequence ATGCTCGGGAAGCTCAGCTGGAACGCGTTTCCTATCAACGAGCCGATCGACATGGTCGTCTCCGCGCTGATGATCCTGACGGTGGCGGCCATCCTGATCTGGCTCACGGTCAAGGGCTATTGGCCCTATCTCTGGCGCGAATGGCTGACCTCGGTCGACCATAAGCGCATCGGCGTCATGTATTGCCTGCTGGCGCTGGTCATGCTGCTGCGCGGCTTTGCGGACGCGATCATGATGCGCTCGCAGCAGGCGATCGCCGTCGGCGACGCCCAGGGCTACCTGCCGCCCGAGCATTACGACCAGATCTTCTCGGCCCACGGCACGATCATGATCTTCTTCATGGCCATGCCGTTCATGATCGGCCTCATGAATTTCGCGGTGCCGCTCCAGCTGGGCGTGCGCGACGTGGCGTTCCCGACGCTCAACTCGGTCAGCCTGTGGCTCACCGCGTCCGGCGTGCTGCTGACCAACATCTCCCTCGTCGTCGGCGAATTCGCGCGCACCGGCTGGCTCGCATATCCGCCCTTGAGCGAGCTCAAGTTCTCGCCCGGCGTCGGCGTCGACTATTACCTGTGGGCGCTGCAGATCTCGGGCGCCGGCACGCTCATGACCGGCATCAATTTCGTCACGACCATCCTCAAGATGCGGGCGCCCGGCATGAGCTACATGCGCATGCCGGTATTCTGCTGGACGGCACTTGCCGCCAACCTGCTGATCGTCGCGGCCTTTCCGGTGCTGACCGCGACCTTCGCCATGCTGCTGCTCGACCGCTACCTGGGCTTCCATTTCTTCACGGCCGACGCCGGCGGCAACCCGATGATGTACATCAACCTCATCTGGGTCTGGGGCCATCCGGAGGTCTATATCCTGGTCCTGCCGGCGTTCGGCGTGTTCTCGGAGGTGATCTCGACCTTCTCGGGCAAGCCGCTGTTCGGCTACCGCTCCATGGTCGCGGCCACCCTGGCGATCTGCGTCCTCTCCTTCATCGTCTGGCTGCACCATTTCTTCACGATGGGGGCGGGCGCCAACGTCAACGGCTTCTTCGGCGTCATGACCATGATCATCGCGGTGCCGACCGGCGTGAAGATCTACAACTGGCTCTTCACCATGTATGGCGGGCGCGTGCGCTTCACCGCGGCGATCCACTGGTCCCTGGGCTTCATGGTGACCTTCGTCATCGGCGGCATGACCGGCGTGCTGCTGGCCGTGCCGCCGGCTGACTTCGTGCTGCACAACAGCCTGTTCCTGATCGCGCATTTCCATAACGTGATCATCGGCGGCGTGCTGTTCGGCGCGATGGCGGGCTACACCTACTGGTTCCCGAAGGCCTTCGGCTTCACGCTGCACGAAGGGCTCGGCAAGGCCAGCTTCTGGTGCTGGTTCGTGGGGTTCTACCTCGCCTTCATGCCGCTCTATGCGCTGGGCCTGCAGGGCATGACCCGGCGCATGGAGCATTACGACGACCCCACCTGGCAGCCATTGCTGATCGTGGCCTTCCTCGGCGCCGTCGTCATTCTCTGCGGCATCGCCTGCACGGTCGCCCAGCTCGTCGTCTCGATCCGCGAGCGCGCGGCGCTGCGCGACCGGACCGGCGATCCCTGGAACGGCCGGACGCTTGAATGGTCGACGCCCTCGCCGCCGCCCAGCTGGAACTTCGCGATGATGCCGCTCGTCGATCGCGAGGACGCCTATTGGTACTTGAAGCGCCGCGCCGAGGCGGAGCAAGCTCCGGCGGAGGCAACGCACAAGTACGAGCCGATCGAGATGCCGGTGAACACGTCGACCGGCTTCATCACCGCCTTCTTCGCGGTCGTGACCGGCTTCGCGCTGATCTGGCACATCTGGTGGATGGTCGGGCTCGGCCTGTTCGGGGCCTTCGTCACGACCTTGGTCTTCGCCTGGCGCGACGTGCACGAGCTCGAGATCCCGGCGGAGGAGGTGGCAAGCTTCTACGATGCCCATCGCGCGGAGGTCGCCCGATGA
- the cyoA gene encoding ubiquinol oxidase subunit II, which translates to MTPLAASLVLAGCSGGVLDPRGPIATAEKTILFNSLGIMLAIVIPTILTTLGVAWWFRASNARARYLPDWEYSGRIEMVVWSIPTMTVLLLGGIAWVGSHDLDPPKPLPSTTNPIEIQAVSLDWKWLFIYPEQGVATVNQLVVPAGAPLSFELTAEGVMNCFFVPQLGSQIYTMPRMVTRLHLQADQPGSYPGLSAQFSGDGFSKMHFTVEAVSPDKFTEWVNATRGKGQALDPQSFAALAEPSEAVPPATYGSVAQDLFQAIVHPNVPPAGDQHADQPNMPPTMKMEN; encoded by the coding sequence TTGACGCCGCTCGCGGCGAGCCTGGTGCTCGCGGGCTGCTCCGGCGGCGTGCTCGACCCGCGGGGGCCGATCGCCACGGCCGAAAAGACCATTCTGTTCAACTCGCTGGGCATCATGCTGGCGATCGTCATCCCGACCATCCTCACGACATTGGGGGTCGCCTGGTGGTTCCGGGCGTCCAATGCGCGTGCGCGCTACCTGCCGGACTGGGAATATTCCGGCCGGATCGAGATGGTCGTCTGGTCGATCCCGACGATGACCGTGCTGCTGCTGGGCGGCATCGCCTGGGTCGGCTCACACGACCTCGACCCGCCAAAACCGTTACCGTCAACCACCAACCCGATCGAGATCCAGGCCGTCTCGCTCGATTGGAAGTGGCTGTTCATCTATCCCGAGCAGGGGGTGGCGACCGTGAACCAGCTCGTCGTTCCGGCAGGCGCTCCCTTGAGCTTCGAGCTCACGGCCGAGGGCGTCATGAACTGCTTCTTCGTGCCGCAGCTGGGCAGCCAGATCTACACCATGCCGAGAATGGTGACGCGGCTCCATCTGCAGGCCGACCAGCCCGGCAGCTATCCTGGCCTGTCGGCGCAGTTCAGCGGCGACGGCTTCTCCAAGATGCATTTCACGGTCGAGGCTGTCTCGCCGGACAAATTCACGGAATGGGTCAACGCGACGCGCGGCAAAGGGCAGGCGCTCGACCCGCAGAGTTTTGCGGCACTCGCTGAGCCGAGCGAGGCGGTTCCGCCTGCCACCTACGGCAGCGTCGCGCAGGACCTGTTTCAAGCGATCGTGCACCCGAACGTGCCGCCCGCCGGCGATCAGCACGCGGACCAACCCAACATGCCCCCCACCATGAAGATGGAGAATTGA
- a CDS encoding Spy/CpxP family protein refolding chaperone, with amino-acid sequence MFSKKILIAALSAAIIPLAAMAAPEGPGWHHHGGRDGHGPFSFLEGVTLTQEQKTQIHQIIETSWTQAKPLMQQLHADRKQIDDLLAGTGTVTEAQLTTIQQQESQLQQQLASQRLATALQVRALLTPAQLAQSAQTHQQLESLHQQERAIFESAHPDATAPQ; translated from the coding sequence ATGTTCTCCAAGAAGATTCTCATCGCCGCCCTCTCTGCGGCCATCATCCCGCTTGCGGCCATGGCCGCCCCCGAAGGCCCCGGCTGGCACCATCACGGCGGCCGTGACGGCCATGGCCCGTTCAGCTTCCTCGAGGGCGTCACGCTCACGCAGGAGCAGAAGACCCAGATCCATCAGATCATCGAGACGAGCTGGACCCAGGCGAAGCCGCTGATGCAGCAGCTCCACGCCGACCGCAAGCAGATCGATGATCTGCTGGCCGGCACCGGCACCGTGACCGAGGCGCAGCTGACCACCATCCAGCAGCAGGAGTCGCAGCTTCAGCAGCAGCTCGCGAGCCAGCGCCTCGCCACGGCGCTCCAGGTCCGCGCCCTCCTGACCCCGGCGCAGCTCGCCCAGAGCGCCCAGACCCACCAGCAGCTCGAGAGCCTGCATCAGCAGGAGCGGGCAATCTTCGAGTCCGCCCATCCGGACGCGACCGCCCCGCAATAA
- a CDS encoding response regulator: MDRQQAEQATTEPIVLLVVEDEAMLRTVVADFLRAGGFSVLEASSADEAVGMLHRHADIRLVVADVIMPGALNGFDLAEWVAHHRAGIPVMLTSGYSTDRNLPPRLNWTGRLIRKPFRLVDLADRIHALLSQPAA, encoded by the coding sequence ATGGACAGGCAGCAAGCAGAGCAGGCCACGACAGAGCCGATCGTCCTCCTGGTGGTCGAGGACGAAGCCATGCTGCGCACGGTCGTCGCCGATTTCCTGCGCGCCGGCGGTTTCAGCGTCCTCGAGGCGTCGAGTGCCGACGAGGCGGTCGGCATGCTGCACCGGCACGCTGACATCCGGCTGGTCGTGGCTGACGTCATCATGCCCGGCGCGCTCAACGGCTTCGATCTGGCGGAATGGGTCGCCCATCATCGCGCCGGGATCCCGGTGATGCTGACCTCGGGGTACAGCACCGACCGGAACCTGCCGCCTCGCCTCAACTGGACAGGGCGCCTGATCCGCAAGCCCTTTCGCCTCGTCGATCTTGCGGACCGGATCCATGCGCTGTTGAGCCAGCCAGCCGCCTGA
- a CDS encoding NepR family anti-sigma factor, whose amino-acid sequence MRNGGSLDAYDFGSLMTARAPVGERERSTLSLSVVGDTPNPQRLSLGPDAEVELQVGRRLRAMYDSVLHEPLPDRFVTLMQQIDERISARSGAGGEDTPPAPARKHAGGR is encoded by the coding sequence ATGAGAAACGGCGGATCGCTCGACGCATACGATTTCGGCTCGCTGATGACGGCGCGAGCCCCGGTGGGCGAGCGGGAACGAAGCACCCTGTCGCTTTCCGTCGTTGGCGACACGCCGAACCCGCAGCGCTTGTCGCTCGGCCCCGATGCGGAGGTCGAGCTGCAGGTCGGCCGCCGACTGCGCGCGATGTACGATTCCGTGCTGCACGAACCGCTGCCCGACCGCTTCGTTACCCTGATGCAGCAGATCGACGAGCGGATCAGCGCCCGCTCGGGCGCCGGCGGAGAGGATACGCCCCCGGCTCCGGCACGAAAGCACGCCGGCGGCCGCTGA
- a CDS encoding ABC transporter ATP-binding protein, whose protein sequence is MTALSLDRVAVKRDGDVTLALPGPGVTVLLGPNGAGKTELLETIMGLRAPLAGTIRLDGADIDRWPAERRARAGIGWCPEGRRVFPGLTVAENLELVAQAPAWERRRRLAMVLDYFPALRDRQGAVAWTLSGGQQQMLAVGRALMTAPRLLLLDEPSRGLAPVLVAELFAVLRRFADAGLVVLLAEQAVEAALTVADRAAVLERGRLEVIGRPDEIRDHPALARSFLG, encoded by the coding sequence GTGACCGCGCTCTCGCTCGACCGGGTCGCGGTCAAGCGCGACGGCGACGTCACGCTTGCGCTCCCCGGTCCGGGGGTAACCGTGCTGCTCGGCCCGAACGGCGCCGGCAAGACGGAGCTTCTGGAGACGATCATGGGCCTGCGCGCCCCGCTCGCGGGCACGATCCGGCTCGACGGTGCCGATATCGACCGTTGGCCGGCCGAGCGGCGCGCCCGCGCCGGCATCGGCTGGTGCCCGGAGGGGCGGCGCGTCTTTCCGGGCCTCACGGTCGCCGAGAATCTGGAACTGGTGGCGCAAGCGCCGGCCTGGGAGCGGCGACGGCGGCTCGCCATGGTGCTGGATTATTTCCCCGCGCTTCGCGACAGGCAGGGGGCCGTCGCCTGGACCTTGTCAGGCGGTCAACAGCAGATGCTGGCGGTCGGTCGCGCCCTGATGACGGCGCCGCGTCTCCTGCTGCTGGACGAACCGTCGCGCGGCCTGGCGCCGGTGCTTGTTGCCGAACTTTTTGCCGTCCTGCGGCGGTTCGCCGACGCGGGGCTCGTCGTGCTGCTGGCGGAGCAGGCGGTCGAGGCGGCGCTGACAGTCGCCGATCGCGCGGCGGTGCTCGAGCGTGGGCGGCTCGAAGTCATCGGCCGGCCGGACGAGATCCGCGATCATCCGGCGCTGGCACGGAGTTTCCTTGGTTAG
- a CDS encoding branched-chain amino acid ABC transporter ATP-binding protein/permease, producing the protein MKDLLRPAPLIGLAVILWLAVVLIAGSGYEQRLMTLSAASALMAIGYQLLFGQAGALSLAQGACFAIGAYAAGILGGRLGWPAWAELPASVLLPMLLAALAHAPVRRLGGHYFALATLGFAVLVRLVAVDAQSLTGGANGLAGIPPLQTLGLPRGSGTMLVSWGLVGLGAGLALWLKRGGNGPALALVRADPVLARASGLDPGRIRAQAFVLAAGFAGLGGALQAHVLRLVSPEVAEFPVMVGCLAMVVIGGRGSVAGAVLGALLIGHLPEWLRPLGASYRIAYGIGLFACLLAAPAGLVGTLERFWPACPAATAGASDRPPRPVAALELAGLEKSYGGVAAVNGVSLVLQPGEILGLIGPNGSGKTTLINLVSGLDRPDRGTVRLGDVSLETASPDRIARAGVARSFQTAALPDEMTPLDLVTAALVARDAGTSFGRTVPLGPLHQAAAGLLRRVGIDPAAKPAAGALRLADIARALALDPAVLLLDEPAAGLDAAERAHLGTLLRALAAEGRALLVVEHDMAFLMGLADRVAVLIDGRIARVGTADEVRADPLVRAAYLGTASLGAAPMGRGT; encoded by the coding sequence ATGAAGGATCTACTGCGGCCGGCGCCGCTTATCGGGCTGGCGGTCATCCTCTGGCTGGCCGTGGTGCTGATCGCCGGGTCCGGCTACGAACAGCGGTTGATGACGCTTTCCGCGGCATCGGCGCTGATGGCGATCGGCTATCAGCTGCTGTTCGGCCAGGCGGGTGCACTGTCGCTCGCCCAGGGCGCCTGCTTCGCCATCGGCGCCTATGCCGCCGGCATTCTCGGCGGCCGGCTCGGCTGGCCCGCCTGGGCCGAGCTGCCGGCGTCCGTCTTGCTGCCGATGCTGCTCGCGGCGCTCGCGCACGCGCCGGTCCGGCGGCTCGGCGGCCATTATTTCGCGCTTGCGACGCTCGGCTTTGCGGTGCTGGTCCGGCTCGTTGCCGTCGACGCCCAAAGCCTGACCGGCGGCGCCAATGGCTTGGCCGGCATTCCGCCGCTGCAGACCCTGGGGCTCCCGCGCGGCTCCGGCACGATGCTCGTCAGCTGGGGGCTCGTCGGGCTCGGCGCCGGGCTGGCACTCTGGCTGAAGCGCGGCGGCAACGGGCCGGCGCTGGCACTGGTGCGGGCCGATCCGGTGCTGGCACGCGCGAGCGGCCTCGACCCCGGCCGCATCCGTGCGCAGGCGTTCGTGCTCGCGGCTGGCTTCGCCGGCCTGGGCGGGGCGCTCCAGGCCCATGTGCTGCGCCTGGTGTCGCCCGAGGTCGCGGAATTCCCGGTCATGGTCGGTTGTCTCGCCATGGTCGTGATCGGCGGACGCGGCTCGGTCGCCGGCGCCGTGCTGGGCGCCCTCCTGATCGGCCATCTGCCGGAATGGCTGCGGCCGCTCGGCGCGTCCTACCGGATCGCCTACGGCATCGGCCTTTTCGCCTGCCTGCTTGCGGCACCGGCCGGCCTCGTCGGCACGCTGGAACGGTTCTGGCCGGCGTGTCCCGCCGCGACGGCAGGAGCATCCGATCGACCGCCACGCCCGGTGGCGGCGCTCGAACTCGCCGGCCTCGAGAAGTCCTACGGCGGCGTCGCGGCGGTGAACGGCGTGTCGCTCGTGCTCCAGCCCGGCGAGATCCTCGGCCTGATCGGCCCGAACGGGTCGGGCAAGACCACGCTCATCAATCTGGTGAGTGGACTTGACCGGCCGGACCGGGGCACCGTCCGGCTCGGCGATGTATCGCTCGAAACCGCATCGCCCGATCGCATCGCCCGGGCCGGCGTCGCGCGCAGCTTTCAGACCGCGGCACTGCCGGACGAGATGACGCCGCTCGACCTGGTGACCGCCGCGCTCGTCGCCCGTGACGCCGGGACGAGTTTCGGACGAACCGTCCCCCTCGGCCCGCTGCATCAGGCGGCGGCGGGCCTGCTCCGTCGCGTCGGCATCGATCCGGCAGCGAAGCCGGCAGCAGGAGCACTCCGGCTCGCGGATATTGCCCGCGCGCTGGCGCTCGACCCGGCTGTCCTGCTGCTGGACGAGCCGGCGGCGGGGCTGGACGCGGCAGAGCGGGCGCACCTCGGCACCCTCCTGCGCGCACTCGCGGCCGAGGGGCGGGCGCTGCTCGTCGTCGAGCACGACATGGCCTTCCTGATGGGGCTTGCGGATCGGGTGGCCGTCCTGATCGATGGGCGGATCGCCCGGGTCGGCACCGCCGACGAGGTGCGGGCCGATCCCCTGGTGCGGGCGGCGTATCTCGGGACCGCATCCTTGGGGGCGGCGCCAATGGGGAGGGGGACGTGA
- a CDS encoding branched-chain amino acid ABC transporter permease: MAADLLGLAQLLLNGLALGAAYALVALGFVLILNATGAVNFAQGDLVMLGGYVAIALSRWLDLAGIDLSGPALLPLVMLAMAGCGLLFSALAWRPFRSRPPIFGLLATVALGLVLQEAMNALEGAAPRAGPTLVGTGDLRIGPFGLSRSALGIMAAALVIGLAQAWLLGHTQFGRRLRASAQDPVTARALGLPVDRLIAGSFALAAALAGAVGLLLSGPYFVTPSMGNDLILRAYIAVTIGGWGSLKGAVAGALLIALFESVVAGYTSSVAATAALYGVVLLVLAVRPAGLFPEPLGRRA, translated from the coding sequence ATGGCGGCGGACCTGCTGGGCCTGGCTCAGCTGCTGTTGAACGGCCTGGCGCTCGGTGCCGCTTATGCCCTGGTGGCGCTCGGCTTCGTCCTGATCCTGAACGCGACCGGCGCGGTCAATTTCGCCCAGGGCGACCTGGTCATGCTCGGCGGCTATGTGGCGATCGCGCTGTCGCGTTGGCTCGATCTCGCGGGGATCGATCTCTCGGGGCCTGCGCTCCTGCCGCTCGTCATGCTCGCCATGGCCGGCTGCGGCCTGCTGTTCTCGGCGCTCGCCTGGCGACCGTTCCGGTCGCGGCCGCCGATCTTCGGCTTGCTCGCGACCGTGGCGCTCGGCCTCGTGCTGCAGGAGGCGATGAACGCGCTCGAAGGGGCGGCGCCGCGCGCGGGGCCGACGCTGGTCGGCACCGGCGATCTCCGGATCGGGCCGTTCGGCCTGTCGCGCTCGGCGCTCGGCATCATGGCGGCCGCGCTCGTCATCGGACTGGCCCAGGCCTGGCTGCTCGGCCACACCCAGTTCGGCCGCCGGCTCCGTGCCAGCGCCCAGGACCCGGTGACGGCCCGGGCGCTCGGCCTGCCGGTCGATCGGCTGATCGCCGGCAGCTTCGCGCTCGCCGCGGCGCTCGCCGGTGCTGTCGGCCTGCTGTTGTCCGGGCCTTATTTCGTGACGCCGAGCATGGGCAACGACCTGATCCTGCGCGCCTATATCGCCGTCACCATCGGCGGCTGGGGCTCGCTCAAGGGTGCCGTCGCAGGCGCACTGCTGATCGCCCTGTTCGAGAGCGTGGTCGCCGGCTACACGAGCTCGGTCGCGGCAACCGCAGCACTCTATGGCGTGGTGCTGCTGGTACTGGCGGTCCGGCCCGCGGGCCTGTTCCCGGAGCCACTTGGGCGGCGCGCATGA
- a CDS encoding ABC transporter substrate-binding protein has protein sequence MRRLVLLLAAVLGTTAAAEPARLPILVPVTGFLSLEGTSQRNGALLALRQAPAGLAVSGEVIDTATAPENAVNALLRALDGGPVPAVVAPMLGTQMLALMPIAAEEKLPLVTVSGTASLTEAGNPWIFRFFPSDRAAKEAHVRYAVERLGRHKLALVYQTTAYGQSGATYIATAAKRHGAELVFSEGIDTGVKDYAPVLKRAMASGADALLLHLHAGPTALAVRQVAALGLTLPVVAGSALHQPATAALLEPRELKGICAESASSPVSGGSPRLEQFLKDYRAAFGADPDAYALAQYDGTEMLLDVLAHGARTGEAVRAALAAEQWDGVAMRYASNGHGDMAHSVVILCYDGVTRVPKVVERYDGLDAAKPD, from the coding sequence GTGAGACGGCTCGTCCTCCTGCTCGCGGCCGTGCTCGGCACCACGGCCGCCGCCGAGCCGGCGCGGCTGCCGATCCTGGTGCCGGTAACGGGCTTCCTCTCGCTTGAAGGCACCAGCCAGCGCAACGGCGCGCTGCTGGCACTCCGGCAGGCACCAGCTGGTCTCGCGGTCTCGGGCGAGGTGATCGATACGGCGACAGCGCCGGAAAACGCGGTCAACGCGCTGCTGCGCGCGCTCGACGGCGGGCCGGTGCCCGCCGTCGTGGCGCCGATGCTGGGCACCCAGATGCTGGCGCTCATGCCGATCGCGGCCGAGGAGAAGCTGCCGCTCGTGACCGTCTCGGGCACGGCGTCGCTGACCGAGGCCGGCAATCCCTGGATCTTCCGCTTCTTCCCGTCCGATCGCGCGGCGAAGGAGGCGCATGTCCGCTACGCCGTCGAGCGGCTGGGCCGGCACAAGCTGGCGCTCGTCTACCAGACGACGGCCTATGGCCAGAGCGGCGCCACCTATATCGCGACCGCGGCCAAGCGGCATGGCGCCGAGCTCGTGTTCAGCGAGGGCATCGATACGGGCGTCAAGGATTACGCGCCCGTCCTGAAACGGGCGATGGCGTCCGGCGCCGACGCCCTGCTGCTGCATCTCCATGCCGGGCCGACCGCGCTCGCGGTCCGCCAGGTGGCGGCCCTCGGCCTGACGCTGCCGGTCGTGGCCGGCTCGGCGCTGCACCAGCCGGCGACGGCGGCGCTGCTCGAGCCGCGGGAGTTGAAGGGCATCTGCGCGGAATCGGCGTCGTCGCCGGTCTCCGGCGGCTCGCCCCGGCTCGAGCAGTTCTTGAAGGACTATCGCGCCGCCTTCGGCGCCGACCCCGACGCCTATGCGCTCGCCCAGTACGACGGGACGGAGATGCTGCTCGACGTGCTGGCCCATGGTGCCCGCACCGGCGAGGCGGTGCGCGCGGCGCTCGCGGCGGAGCAGTGGGACGGCGTCGCCATGCGCTATGCCTCCAACGGGCACGGCGACATGGCGCATAGCGTCGTCATCCTCTGCTACGACGGCGTCACGCGCGTGCCGAAGGTGGTCGAGCGTTACGACGGGCTCGACGCCGCCAAGCCCGACTGA